The region TGGACCGGCAGCGCATCCATATCGGCCCGAATCGCCAACACCGGCCCCGGCAAATCCCCCTCAACGGTGGCAATGATTCCAGTTTTTGCTACCCCTGTTTGATGATCAATGCCCCATTCCGTCAACTTTTGGGAGACAACCTCTGCGGTACGAAATTCTTCAAAGCCTAGTTCAGGATGCTGGTGAAGATCGCGGCGCCAATTGACAAGATCAGCCTGAAGCAACTGGATTTCGGGTCGAATGTGGGGGGTAAACGTGACAGGAGTCGTAACCATATACGCTATTGAAGGGAATATCTTCACTATAGCTTTCTCTTTCTGACCGCTTGGGTGAAGGCTGCAAGCTTGAACGACTCTTAACCTATGGCTGATTTATTTCCACTGCAAGGTCGCACTGCTGTTGTCACGGGCAGTACGCGGGGCATTGGCCTCATCATGGCTCAGGCGCTCATTGCCGCAGGAGCGAATGTTGTGGTGTCCTCACGATCAGAGACTGGGGCCGTCTGTGAGCAGCTTGAACGGAATGCGTTGGCTCCGGGCACGGGCCAGATCATGGGCACCACCTGTGACGTTACCTCTTTAGGACAGGTGGAACAGCTAGCAGCTAAAACCATTGAAAGGTTTGGGCAAATTGATATTTGGATTAACAATGCCGGAATTGCCAGTCCCTATGCTCAGACCCTTGATATCCCCATCGAGCGCTGGAAACGGGTGGTGCAGACGAATCTTTACGGCACCTATCATGGAACAACGGTCGCTCTCCAGCACATGTTAGAGCGTAACCAAGGCAAGATTGTGAATGTGTTCGGTGCCGGCGATCGAGATAGCCGCGTCGATAAGTATGGCTACATGAGTGCCTATGCCACGTCTAAATCGGCGGTACGACGATTCACATTGGTCATGGCGGAAGAATACAAACAGACCCCGATCTCAATTTTGGGACTACGGCCTGGTTTAGTGGCAACTGACTTGATGACCAAGATTGAGCCACTGACCGATGAAGCAGCCCAGCGTCTCAAGGGGCTAAGTTTTGCTTTATTTCTATTTACGACACCTGCGGAGCAGATCCAGACCACTATCGTCAAGATGGTCTCTAGCACCACGGATGGGGTTAGCGGCCAGGTTTATCGCTGTCGGGTCACAGTCCCTACTATTGTTCAGCGCTGGATAAAGCGATCACGGTGATCGAGACTGCAGCGCACTACTGCGGCATATATTTTTGCACAACAGACCAGCCCGACAGTGAAACGAGTGCTAGCGCGACAAACAGAAGGCTGTTGATTCTGAGATGTAACGGTCGCGCCCAAGGACGTTGAGGGTGAATGCGCGTCGCCGACCAGGCAGAAGCGAAGGAAAGAGCAACCACAATTAATCCGACCGGAAGATGCCATGAATGGCCCAGGCTTCCGTAGTGGCCCAGTGTACCCACTAGACCAATGGCAAGTAGATTCACAATCAGCAGTACGAGGGCAATGCCTAAGCCTCGATGCAGAATACGAAGCCATTTCTGGGGTCTCGCACCGGGAGCAAGTCTCTGCCTTCTCAGCACCAGACCAACAGCGGCCAACCCAAAAAACAGCATGACAGTGAGGCCCATAGACCAGGCTGCAATTCGCCAGAGCCACATAAAGGAGGGTAAGTGCACGATGTTACTCCCACGATCACGAGTGCAAGCAAATGGTAGCAAAATCCTTGGTCATCGTTTTTAATAAGTGGGTGTTTCTTGTGATCTCAGTAACCTTCAGGCTATGTTTCGCTCGGTAAAATGTTGGGTATAAATACCTTTTTCAATACTTGCGATCGCATTTTTAATGCCCTCCCCTCTTTCGGCAAGTGAAGGCAGACACCTCCCTAACTTCGCCGAATCTCGAACCGCTCAAAGTTTTGCAGTGACTGCTCCTCAATGACCACTGACTCGACCCGAGCTGCAGGTGGACCGCTGTCCAACCAATCTACAAGCTTCTGGACCTGAGTGCGATCGCCCTCGACCATCGCCTCCACCTGTCCATCGGGCAAATTGCGGACCCAGCCCACCAGGCCAAGACGGGTCGCTTGCTCCTGAGTCGTATAGCGGTAGCCCACACCCTGCACACGCCCTGAAATAATTGCGTGCTGGCAGATAGCGCTACTTGATGTCGAAGAGTTAGAGGGTACCATCCGTCTTCTACTGAATTGCTTTTCACATCATTTAGGGAATAAGTATGCCTAAGCTTTGACGGGTGAAGCCTCCATGCCCAGCTCACGCCGGAGCAGCTCTACAGACTGTGTATCAATGTAGGTTTTACAGTAGATCACCTTAGGCCGTCGAATCAGATCAGGTTCAGCTTCAGCCATTGCGGCTCTGAGGGTCTGGCAACTAGCGCGATCACTAATAATCGTTTGCGAGTGACGAATCAAGGCACTCAGCCGCTGGGTGTCATGGCACTGAGCCGTCATCACATAGAGATCGTCACCCCGCAGGCTAGAGATCATAACTTCCGCAACGCCCAGGGTGCCAGAACTCAGGCTGACCAGTCCCAACCGCCCCTCTTTAGGCAGCTCTTTGATCAGCTCTAGCTCATCGCTGTAGTTATAAATATCGATAGGAATTACCCGAAAGGCTTTCAGATCGTCATCCTGACGCGCCTCGACAATATCATGGGCTTCTTTAGCAAAGTAGCGGACCGTGACAATAGTGGCTGCGGCCCGCCTCTGAAGGGATGCGTCTAGCTCCTCTAACGGAATCAGCTTAATCGGGATCGAGAGGGCCAGATCTAGCTCTTGGACGATAATCTCTCCAGCGCCGAGATCGTGCTGCGGTACGGTCACGATCAGTTGTGAGCTGGCGCGCAGACGCTCCTTAATCGCAGCTAGCAGCATGCTCTTGACTTCCCCTAGGGAGTAGCCCTGCTGCAAAAAACCATCCAGGCTTTGCTCAATCAACTCTTCAACGGGAACGTCGGCTTGCTCTTTGCTAATCGGAATTGGCTCTTGCCCCAACGCCCGCACGTAAATGCCGGACCCCATCTGAGCTTCGACAAAGCCTGCCGTTTCTAAGCGTTCGTAAACTTTACTAATAGTGTTGCGATGTAGCCCTGTCTGCATCGCAAGCTGACGGGTGCTGGGCAGGCGGTAACCCGGTGAAAATTGTCGAGATGCGATCGCAAAGCAGATCTGGTTAAAAAGCTGGGTAGACGCTGGAATTTCACTATCGGATTGAATCTGGAACTGCACCATATGGGCCTCTCTGAAAGCCGCAGACGCAGCTTAGCACAGCCCTTGTCCTCTTGTGGGACTTCAAACTAGAGACCAGCAGCATTCTCGCTGCTCCACAAATCCTGCGAAAATATAGCAGAAACCGATAAACGGCGATTAATTCCTCCACAACAGATCCGATGGCTGATATAGAAATTCACACTCAAGCCCTGAAAATCCCCAATGGCTCGTTACAAATTGATGCATATCTAGCGGTCCCAAGCGAGCCCGGTCCCTACCCCGCCGTGATTGTCTGGCAGGAAATATTTGGCGTCAACGCCCATATTCGCAACGTCACCGAACGGATTGCACAGTTGGGATATGTTGCCATCGCCCCCGCCATCTATCAACGGCAGGCCCCAGGATTTGAAGTCGGCTACAGTCCTGAAGAAGTAGAGCTAGGACGACAATACAAGATCCAAACGACAGCCACAGAACTGCTCAGTGATGCCCAAGCCACAATTGACATGCTCCATACCCTTGAACAAGTCCAGAATGACTGCATCGCCTCCATTGGCTTTTGCTTTGGTGGCCACGTTGCCTATCTGGTGGCCACGCTGCCTGCAATTGCGGCTACAGCCGTCTTCTATGGCGCTGGCATCGCCACCCTAACACCAGGAGGCGGCCCTCCCACCCTGACTCGGACCCCAGAGATCAAAGGGACGCTATATGGCTTTTTTGGTAATCAAGACGTGCTGATCCCTAATCCAGAGGTCGATCAAATTCGTCAAGTGCTTCAAGAAGCTGGCGTTGAGCATCGGATCACTCAATACCCTGCCAGACATGGTTTTTTCTGCGACCAGCGCGACAGCTACCAGCCCACCGCAGCAGCTGATGCTTGGCAGCAGTTTCAAGAATTGCTGGCAGGAACCTTTGCAAATCGCTAGCTATCTGTCTCCAGTGAGAGCTGTTTGGCCCCTGTAGACTTGGCGCTGGAAGAACGGCGACGGCGGCGGCGTTTGGGATCAGCTTTAGGCACCTCTGTCTTAATTTCCTCGGCCCTGAGTTCCTCAACCACAGCTTCCTGCGTCGAGACTTCTGGGGATGTCGTATCTGACTCTGAGATCACAGCAGGCACCTCGGTCGCCGTCGCAGGGGCGACATCCGAGACCTTGATCGGGGGTGCGGGTGACTCTGACTTAGATCTGCGTCCTCGCCTAGGTTTAGACTCCGCTTGAGGCGTAGCCTCGGCCTCAGGCGTTGAATCGTCTGTTTTATCCTTCAAAGACACAACTTTGACCGGAGGTGTTTTCTCTTCACCAGGCAAACAAACATCAACGGTCACCGACTTCGGATTTTTAATGGTGCCGTCATACAGTGCCAAAGGTGAGATGCCCATGAACCCGTAGACAATCTGTTCCTCAGCGGTCATGGTGATGCTAATGAGCTCGGGGGGCGCTTCTTCCTGCTTTCTACTGGTCTCTGAACGGCTGGGTCGGGAGCGGTCAGGGCTAGTCTTCGTCGGCAATACGACGCCATTAGATTCAGCAGGCTTAGGCGGCTTTTTCTCAGATCCAGACCGCATCCGCGAAGAGGTGCGAGATAGACTATCGCCGAGTCTGGCCCGTCGCCGTCGTTTGCGAGTCCCCTGCTCCTGATAGCTAGGATGATTGGTTAAATCTAGCTCCTGTAAATTCTTAGAGGGGTCCAGCGATGGCGAGCCTACATCAGGAAGCGAAGGAGCCGCTCGCCGCGAGGAGCGTCGGGGGGCGGAGCGTTCAACGGATTCGCCCACTTCTTCTGGGTCAGAACCCGGTAAATGTGCAAGATGACCGAGTCCACCGCAGGTGGGGCAGGGCTGGCCAAACAGCTCATAGATGTTTTGTCCCTGCCGCTTGCGAGTCAGCTCAACAAGGCCAAGTTCAGAAAGCTGGGCAATCTGAGGGCGCGACTTGTCGGGTTTAATGGCTTTATTGAAGTGCTCCAGCACCTGGAGCTGATCTCGGCGCGAGTCCATATCAATGAAGTCAATGATAATCACCCCGGCGATGTTACGCAGCCGTAACTGACGGGCAATCTCGGTGGCGGCTTCACAATTAGTCCACAGCACGGTTTCTCGGGCGGTGGCCGACCGCGTGAAGGAGCCAGAGTTGACGTCTACCACCGTTAGCGCTTCGGTGCGTTCAATGATGATGTAACCACCGGAGGGTAAATCAACCCTCGGCTTAAGGGCTTCGCGAATGGCAGCGTTGACGCGGAAGTACTCCAGAATGGACGCTGCTTCGTGATGCTGGTCAACGAGTACCCCCTGGGGCAACCGACTTTCATTCCAGGACATCAGGTGCTGTTTAACGCGCTTGAGGCCGGGACTCGAATCAATCACGATCCGGTTAACGTCATCGCTGTAAACGTCTCTCAACACCCGCTGGACGAAATCGTCATCTCGATCTAGCAATGAAGGAGCGCGGGAAGAACTAGCCTGCTGCTGCACAGATTCCCATTGCTTCTGCAGCATTTCTAGATCTTCGATGATCGCGTCTTCAGGCACATCTTCGGCTTCGGTCCGCACCAATAGGCCCATACCGGCAGGCTTCACTAAAATACCGAGGGCGCGTAGTCGATTACGCTCTTCTTCATTGCGAATCCGGCGCGAGAGGTTAACGCCTCGGCCTGAGGGCATTAAGACGAGATACCGTCCTGGCAGTGAGAGGTTCCCCGTTAGACGCGGTCCTTTATTGCCGGTGGGCTCTTTCATCACCTGCACCAGCACTTTTTGCTGAGGCGTCAGTAGCTCGGTAATTGCGCCAGCAGAGCGCTTCAGACGTACCGGTCCGAGGTCACTCACGTGGATAAAACCGTTCTTTTCGGTGTCGCCTAGGTTGACGAAGGCGGCATCAATACCGGGCAAGACATTCTCAACGACCCCGAGATAGATAT is a window of Acaryochloris thomasi RCC1774 DNA encoding:
- a CDS encoding acylphosphatase — translated: MVPSNSSTSSSAICQHAIISGRVQGVGYRYTTQEQATRLGLVGWVRNLPDGQVEAMVEGDRTQVQKLVDWLDSGPPAARVESVVIEEQSLQNFERFEIRRS
- a CDS encoding dienelactone hydrolase family protein gives rise to the protein MADIEIHTQALKIPNGSLQIDAYLAVPSEPGPYPAVIVWQEIFGVNAHIRNVTERIAQLGYVAIAPAIYQRQAPGFEVGYSPEEVELGRQYKIQTTATELLSDAQATIDMLHTLEQVQNDCIASIGFCFGGHVAYLVATLPAIAATAVFYGAGIATLTPGGGPPTLTRTPEIKGTLYGFFGNQDVLIPNPEVDQIRQVLQEAGVEHRITQYPARHGFFCDQRDSYQPTAAADAWQQFQELLAGTFANR
- a CDS encoding DUF4079 domain-containing protein — protein: MHLPSFMWLWRIAAWSMGLTVMLFFGLAAVGLVLRRQRLAPGARPQKWLRILHRGLGIALVLLIVNLLAIGLVGTLGHYGSLGHSWHLPVGLIVVALSFASAWSATRIHPQRPWARPLHLRINSLLFVALALVSLSGWSVVQKYMPQ
- a CDS encoding SDR family NAD(P)-dependent oxidoreductase; translation: MADLFPLQGRTAVVTGSTRGIGLIMAQALIAAGANVVVSSRSETGAVCEQLERNALAPGTGQIMGTTCDVTSLGQVEQLAAKTIERFGQIDIWINNAGIASPYAQTLDIPIERWKRVVQTNLYGTYHGTTVALQHMLERNQGKIVNVFGAGDRDSRVDKYGYMSAYATSKSAVRRFTLVMAEEYKQTPISILGLRPGLVATDLMTKIEPLTDEAAQRLKGLSFALFLFTTPAEQIQTTIVKMVSSTTDGVSGQVYRCRVTVPTIVQRWIKRSR
- a CDS encoding GntR family transcriptional regulator, whose product is MVQFQIQSDSEIPASTQLFNQICFAIASRQFSPGYRLPSTRQLAMQTGLHRNTISKVYERLETAGFVEAQMGSGIYVRALGQEPIPISKEQADVPVEELIEQSLDGFLQQGYSLGEVKSMLLAAIKERLRASSQLIVTVPQHDLGAGEIIVQELDLALSIPIKLIPLEELDASLQRRAAATIVTVRYFAKEAHDIVEARQDDDLKAFRVIPIDIYNYSDELELIKELPKEGRLGLVSLSSGTLGVAEVMISSLRGDDLYVMTAQCHDTQRLSALIRHSQTIISDRASCQTLRAAMAEAEPDLIRRPKVIYCKTYIDTQSVELLRRELGMEASPVKA
- a CDS encoding Rne/Rng family ribonuclease, with the protein product MSKQIIIAEQHRIAAVFSEDQIQEIIVATGSHQVGDIYLGVVENVLPGIDAAFVNLGDTEKNGFIHVSDLGPVRLKRSAGAITELLTPQQKVLVQVMKEPTGNKGPRLTGNLSLPGRYLVLMPSGRGVNLSRRIRNEEERNRLRALGILVKPAGMGLLVRTEAEDVPEDAIIEDLEMLQKQWESVQQQASSSRAPSLLDRDDDFVQRVLRDVYSDDVNRIVIDSSPGLKRVKQHLMSWNESRLPQGVLVDQHHEAASILEYFRVNAAIREALKPRVDLPSGGYIIIERTEALTVVDVNSGSFTRSATARETVLWTNCEAATEIARQLRLRNIAGVIIIDFIDMDSRRDQLQVLEHFNKAIKPDKSRPQIAQLSELGLVELTRKRQGQNIYELFGQPCPTCGGLGHLAHLPGSDPEEVGESVERSAPRRSSRRAAPSLPDVGSPSLDPSKNLQELDLTNHPSYQEQGTRKRRRRARLGDSLSRTSSRMRSGSEKKPPKPAESNGVVLPTKTSPDRSRPSRSETSRKQEEAPPELISITMTAEEQIVYGFMGISPLALYDGTIKNPKSVTVDVCLPGEEKTPPVKVVSLKDKTDDSTPEAEATPQAESKPRRGRRSKSESPAPPIKVSDVAPATATEVPAVISESDTTSPEVSTQEAVVEELRAEEIKTEVPKADPKRRRRRRSSSAKSTGAKQLSLETDS